The window GACTCGAAAAATGTGTATCGTGAGTTTCTAGGGTGAAACATGGATGAGATGTGGAGTGGAATTAGCGGCCATAGTGACAATGACAATAGCACTTTTTTTTGACTGGGCTTTGGATATCTCACCTGCCAGTTTTTTCTCCCTGCAGCGTAAGAATAAAGTTGCTGGGAATCCCTGCCCCATCTGCCGGGATCAGAAGTTGCATGTCGACTTTCGGGTAAGGAGAATccatatttcttttctccatttctttgcaatACTGAAGAAATTACTGCAGATGCTCCACACTTCTTCATATACTGGTGTCCCTGCAGTCTATTTTGTACTGGTGGTTTCTGGCACTATAAGGGCACTCCTTCCTCCAGCCTTTCCCCCCCTACTATGGATTATACTAAAAAACTTTGCCTTACCTGTGAAATTCACAAGCTTCTTGGCAGGTAAGAGAAATGCCCAAAAGACTTTTTTATAAGCATCACATTTATTAGCAATTATtgaactgattttatttttttaaggtttcCTTTCATTGCCTTGTcactaagggagagattaagggaTTTGGGGCTGGATGGTGGATATATGAAGCAAGTTATAGAGGTCACTtgactttctttttcaaaaagcCTTCAATATTTTATAAAGGACATGTCTTGCTCCTTAAACAGCtagaaaactttataaaaatgctAACAGGAGTGTGCTTGTCTGAGCTTGCAGTGCAGGTGTTGGAAGTGAAGCCAGATAGCACACATTCATGTATCAGCCAGCTAATTGAGGTGCCTATCTGCTCTAAGGGACATAGGTTATGGTGGAGTCACGCAGATAATTTCTCCATTTCAGTTGTATACAATTGGTTATGAGAAGAGAACaagggacagagagaaatgaaaaattaaatagtgCAGATGATTCTGCCTGCCATCCACTCTTCCCTGGGGATCCCGTTTCCTGTGAGCACACTTGTTGGCTCAGGGTCATTCTGTGtaattaaaactgtaaaattgtacttagccaatatatacattatatactgTGTGAaactatatataatatttatatacagaTTGCTGTGTATACTGCATTTTCTGGGTGAGTCCAGAAATTTCTATGTTTGATCATCCAAATGTTTTGGCTGCTATTAGAACTTAATCCTGCGGAGGAGAATTCTGTATAAGTCTTAGAGAACATAGGATGTGCATGTGAAATGGCTGAAAAGCCAGGAAAGGGGAAAAGTAGGCTGGAATTTTCAAGAATGCATTCAGTGAATTGATGGGGCTAAAACTTGGCCATGAAAGAGGGTAGATTTAAAAAGGTGTGGGAGGATTAAGGTAGTCCATGTGGATGTGGATTTTAAATACTTTGAGTCTATAAATTCTTGCcactctcccctccctctcttgCTCATATTTCTCTATTTTGCTTCCTCATAGAATGTGAAGCTCTTGGAACAGTTTGTTTGTGCCCACACAGGTATCATCTTCCATGCTCCGTATACAGGTTAGCTCATCAGCCCTATCACCACCAGAATAGCTTATCCTTGGGGCACTCCTTTATTCAGTCAGGCAACAGGTATGTGTTTGGTGGGTTCTACTTATGGCATATAAAGTGTGATTGAACcttttgggagtttttttttttttttaacttttttattgtgaagtataacatatatgcaaagcaaagaaaagagcaataattttttttcatcacataattgtatattcatcatgatgatcatttcttagaacttttggaAGTTTTAATGGGCTGAATGGAGAGACTCTAAATCAGTAACACTAACAGTTACTTGTGGACAAAAGAAAAGCTACCACTACAAGCAAGTACTACTACAAGCAAACCATCTAAATGTAGCTCTGAAAGTTAAATATTGAcaattatttcctttatataaAATCTCTTCATATTTACAAAAGGGTCTCCTCATAAATAGGTTGACTATCAAACTTGTACAATTGATAGTTCAGTACCATTGACAGTTCAATTAGACTTCCTGAATTTGGAATTGTAAGCTTAATTCAGAATTATTTATATTCCTTAACTATAGCCCACAGGCCAAATACAGCCCACTGTCTGTTTTtggaaataaagttttgttggacCACAGCCATGTCCATTTGTTTACATACTATCTACAACTGCTTTCAGGCTACTGCAGAGAGTTGAGTGGCTGAGATAGAAACTGGAGGCTCGCAAAGCCCAAAATATTTATTGTCTGAGCCTTTACAGGAAGTTTTCCAGCCTATGCACTAAAGCaagataaatttattaaaaaataatctgaacCCACCATTACTAGGATTATCGAAGGTGACAGCATGATCAGTGGAGTTCATGTTGTTGGagaattttaaagaaagttttgAGTCCAGCTGTAAATGGCTGAAGGGGCTATTTTGTTTGTCTGATCACCTTCCCCAGATGTGAAATCCCTTTTTTCCTTGATGAACCTTTTTGTGGATTGTCTAACTGAACTCTTTAACCACACTTGCCTTTGAATTGTGTTCTGTCTTCTGTCCTGGTGTCTTTGCCATTAAATGCCCAATCATCCCTTCTTTGTAGTAGCTAGGCCATCTTAAGTCCTCATCCCAgctctcagagagagagagaaaggattcTCCCCCAATGGgaagatggggaaattgaggtaCATGGATGGGCCAAGGGAATCAAGGTCATTAGGTAGAGGCCAGGTCTTCTAAACCCAGTCCTTTTTCATCATTTAGAAGCAGTGGGTCCTTCTTTTTTACTCGTGCCTTATAGAATGAGTGCTGAGTTATATCTCTGCCCCTCttctcgccccccccccccgccccaggggTCTGTATGAAGCAGCACAAGAACTTGACCCAAGCCATCCAGAAAGCCAGGGATCATGGTGAGTGTGAGAAGAGTAAAGCTGTGACATTTCTGTGAGGCAGAAGGGTGGTTATAAATATTCCCACTTAACAGATAAGGTAGAACCCACCATATTTTTCCCAAGAATGCCTTTTCTTCACTGTCCTTTGCCCCTTCTGCTGAGTCCCATAACTTGCCATTGCCCTGTCCTCTTGGTCGTCCTCTTTTCCATTCTCTGTTATTTTTACAACTGCTGGTCCCAAGGCATAGGAAAATCTTTGTATAAATTTTTGACCCTGTTTGATGGTACATTTGCACAAGTAAGAAAAAGATTCCCCTTCTGCAGGATGGATGCAGTTTCAGAGCCCTGGTTTAGGGCAGCAGAGTTAAGGTTATATTGCCCCCTTGGCCTTTATGCACTGATAACATGCATAAATGTACCCAGTGGCTCTGATCCACCCCTCcagttgtcattttctttatttccctccctctctgttttgtccgtttgtgtgtgtgtgtgtgtgtgtgtgtgtgcgcgcgcgcgcgcccgCATGCATCCATGTGTGTTTTGATCCATTATCTAGGTCTCCTCAGATACCACATTCCCCAGGTTGAACCTCGGGACCTTGATTTCAGTACCTCTCATGGAGCTGTGAGTCGTACTCCACCAGCCCCCACCGTGGTTTCAGGGGATCCCTGGTACCCATGGTACAGCTGGAAACAGCCACCAGAAAGAGAGCTGTCCCGCCTCCGCCGGCTCTATCACGGCCATCTCCGAGAAGAGAGTGGCCCCCCACCAGAGAGAATGCCTGAGGTCTCCCCTGTAGTTGCAGCTGAAGTCTCCACCGAGCAATCGGGTACCCAGAGTGCTCTGCAAGAAGAGGGGCCGAGGAATTAGTAATTCCTAGTGCTTAGGATTTATGTCATGGGAACAGACTATGTATGTAGTCCAGGTCACCCTGAAGAAGCATGTCTTTTCTGCGGCTGGTTGCAGGCACGTAGCCAGATGTAGGAAATGATTGTTGAAGGTAAATAGACCTGAGACAAAGGGAGAGTAGTAGAGATGTGCATGGGAGACCGGAACCCCTATCTGTGGTAAATAAGTTAAAtgttgttttttcagacttctgtCAACTCAGCGTTTCCACAATAAAGCTCTCTCCACTCCGGCTTGCTTTGGCTGAGTTTCAAATTAATGCTATTTTACACGAGAACGCTAAGCCAtgtttgtatttttcatataagAAAAGTAatggggggcaggccacagtggctcagtggcagcgttcctgcctgccatgccgaggacccgggttcatttcccggtgcctgcccatgtattaaaaataatggGGTGGTGCCTTGGGGAGAGGTGGTGAAGCTTGAGGCAGCTCCGTCCCCACCCCGTGATTCCAGGCACCAGAAGCTTTCAGGGATGGGCAAATACGCGGTTCTGTCCCGGTTGCCTTTGTGGCCCCCTGCACCTGAGGCATTCTAGACACACAATACTCAGCTGTTCCACTGAGGGGCCGAAGGCTTTGAGTGTGAACTTCTGAAGCCAAGGAAAAATGCGTTGCCATGGCACGCACTACTGTGGGAGCCGGGGAGGTGGCAATGTTAAGGGGACAGCTGGCATGTAGGAAGAACGGGGTCTCCTGGGCCGGTCGCTAGGACGTTGACGGAGGGCGGGGAGGCGAGGGGGGCGGAAGTGACGTCTGAGGGGCGGGTCCGGCCGCGCACAATGGGCCATGGAGTTCCCGTTCGATGTGGACACGCTGCTCCCGGAGCGGATCACCGTGCTGGACCAGCATCTGCGGCCCCCGGCCCGCCGACCCGGAACAACAACGCCGGCCCGGTGACATCTCAAACCCGCCCCCTGGCCCTTCTCTCCCGGTTCCTCTCGAAACTTGGCCCCGGGGCCACGCCCCCTTCTCCCTGACTGTGGCGGCTCCTTTTGATGCCCTGCCCCCTCTTTTGGTGACCTTTGACCCTAGGCCTAAGGGTGGTTGATCAGTGCTTGAACCTGTGACTTTACACCCCTTTGCCCAATATATGGTCCCACTCAAAGGATGTGGATGATCTGCTCTTCCTGTTTCCCCACAAAAATCTCCAGGGAGGAGGGAGTATATCACAATGGAAGAGATGCAGCAAAAATTTGGGTTCCAGAGGGCTGGGATGGGGAAACAGATTGGAAGCCTCCAAGTCAGAGGCAGAGACCCTTATATATTGAACCTGGGCTGGAATTGTGGCCCAGGTTCTCAGGGATTGACAGCCCAAGACCTTCCAATTAAGTGAGTATCTGACTGTATATCCCTTTTTATAGTGTTGATCTTCAGCAACAAATTATGACCATTGTAGATGAACTGGGCAAGGCTTCTGCTAAGGTATTGGGGAATCTTAAGATGGAGTAGGGTGGGGAGCACTTTGTGGAGACAGTAGATATGGGAGGTACTGGGTACCTTGAAGGGGACTTGCAGAAAGTCTGTCTCCATCTTTCCTGCAGGCCCAGCATCTTCCTGCTCCCATCACCAGTGCATCAAGGATGCAGAGTAACCGCCATGTTATGTATGTGCTTAAAGACACTTCAGCCCGACCGTGAGTGCCAAATGCTCTTCCATCCTAGGCTTAATTCTACTCCCCATCCCTTTCCCCTTCTTTGATCCTCCCTGTTCCAGATAGCTGGTATTAGTTTGTTCATTATTTTCTCCATCCTGCAGGGCTGGAAAAGGAGCCATTATCGGTTTCCTCAAAGTTGGATACAAGAAGCTCTTTGTACTGGTGAGTGCTACTGTTTCCTGAGAACAAAAGTGATCAAGATCAGGGAACAGCTAAGATGCCTGGGTCCTAAAAgatatttattcttctttatctGTTAGGATGATCGTGAGGCTCACAATGAGGTAGAACCACTTTGCATCCTGGACTTTTACATCCATGAGTCACTTCAGCGCCATGGCCATGGACAAGAACTCTTCCAGTATATGTTGCAGGTATCACTTACGTCTTCATAGGATCTGCCCAAGGTAGAGATCAGAGGTGCTTTTGCCCTGAGCCTTCCAAAGGCCTTGTTTCTCCCTCAATTTCCTCTTTATCCCTTCCTAGGCTCCCTGGGTTCTTACTGGCTTACTCTTTCCACACCTCTTACCTCTAAGCTTCCTGTTCCTTGCAGAAGGAGCGAGTTGAACCACACCAACTGGCCGTTGACCGACCATCACAGAAGCTGCTTAAGTTCCTGAATAAGCACTACAACCTGGAGACCACAGTCCCACAGGTTAGAGATTTCAGAGAGCAGAACCCCACTGAACATTCCTATTGGATTTATCATTTGGGGTCAAAAAAGTGCTGCCTTCCAGGAGCAAGTTGTTGCTAACTATATAGGATTCAATTTCTACAACTAAGCTCCTTACTTTTCTTGTTGTATCACTCTTATCCTACAGCCACTTCACTAATCTTTTCTGATTCATCATCATGGGCTGTTTGCCAAACCTAATAATTTTTCACCCCTGTGCCCCAAACACAGCCAGCTCATTATCACCACTTTGTTTTTATGCAGGTCATTGCTCAGTTGTtcagttaacatttattaagggCCCAGAATAATATACATTCCCTGTCCTCAGGCAGATTTGGTCTAATATGGGAAATGGGTATTGTTTATAAAATGCAATGAAATGTTACTAatgctattcattcattcactcacttattcattcaacaaatatttattgagcacctgccaCCGTGTTCTAGAGTAGGAATATTTTActcaacaaaacagacaaaagccCCTGCCCTGTGGAGCTTATATTGTAGTGGAGGAAGAtagacaaacataaaaaaaaaaaaaagtatatatgatGGTTAATAATGAGTGCTCTGGAAAAATGAGAGCCAGTAAGAGGACTTGGCACTGTCGAGGCAGAGATGGGGGTGTGTGGCATTGGAAGTATAAATGGGATAATCAGAATAGGTCTCACTAAGAAAGTGTCCCAATGGATGTGGAAAAGAGTTAGATAATGTGTAGAgggagaacattccaggcagagagaatggCTAGTGTAAAGACCATGAGGTGAGGAGTGTGCCTCTTAGAGCAGATTAGTATAGCCACAACAGAGTGAGTATGGGTGTGTTAGGATATCTGATCAGAGAGGAAAAACATTTAAGGCCTTATTTGCTATTGCAGAGACTTTGAAAAAAGGAGAACCCCCTGAGCAGAGGGATAATCTAATCTGACTTTTTATTGTAACAAGATCACTTTGGCTGTTATGTTAAGACACGGCAAATACTACTGGTCAGTGAGAggtaggggtgaggggtatgttatgtgtgagtgttttctttttatttatctaaagtgatgcaagtgttctaaaaaatgatcatggtgatgaatacacaactatgtgatatattgagagcactgattgtacaccatgtatgaaatatgtgtgaagatttctcaataaaaatatttttaaaaaaaggtgaaggaggagtcataacagagaagtgaagatttaacaaatgaatatgactgctgaatcattatattgatatttctttttagtctccagtgtcttggagcagctagaaggaaaaacctaaaatggtggaacagTAACGCATTCCAAACTCTGATACCTGTTTGGAATGTATTACAGATATCTGTTctacttgttgcaatgtactttgaaattcattgctttttttgtatatatgttgtatttcacaataaaaaaatgtaaaaaaaaaaaaaaaaaaaacaacccagcaCAGGAGCAAGTATAGAGGCAAGTAGACCAGTTAGGAGGCAATAATACTGATGAAAAATGGTGGTGGCTCAGACCAAGGTGGCAGCAGTGGAGATGGTA is drawn from Tamandua tetradactyla isolate mTamTet1 chromosome 5, mTamTet1.pri, whole genome shotgun sequence and contains these coding sequences:
- the MRPS18B gene encoding small ribosomal subunit protein mS40 isoform X1; this translates as MAASLLNTLLRRLPKIPLLRGAYGVQVPLQVLCTKVTSDKDSLPPAPISPYKDEPWKYLDSEEYQNRYGSRPVWADYRRNHKGGVPPQRTRKMCIRKNKVAGNPCPICRDQKLHVDFRNVKLLEQFVCAHTGIIFHAPYTGVCMKQHKNLTQAIQKARDHGLLRYHIPQVEPRDLDFSTSHGAVSRTPPAPTVVSGDPWYPWYSWKQPPERELSRLRRLYHGHLREESGPPPERMPEVSPVVAAEVSTEQSGTQSALQEEGPRN
- the MRPS18B gene encoding small ribosomal subunit protein mS40 isoform X2, with the protein product MAASLLNTLLRRLPKIPLLRGAYGVQVPLQVLCTKVTSDKDSLPPAPISPYKDEPWKYLDSEEYQNRYGSRPVWADYRRNHKGGVPPQRTRKMCIRKNKVAGNPCPICRDQKLHVDFRNVKLLEQFVCAHTGIIFHAPYTGLLRYHIPQVEPRDLDFSTSHGAVSRTPPAPTVVSGDPWYPWYSWKQPPERELSRLRRLYHGHLREESGPPPERMPEVSPVVAAEVSTEQSGTQSALQEEGPRN